One window of the Thermasporomyces composti genome contains the following:
- a CDS encoding YihY/virulence factor BrkB family protein: MNVPSARRAGGRLRRGLRSWLPWRLLRGTVASCLRYRVTGLAAEGAFFAILSLPPLVFGLAGSIGYVVGGFGESTVETVKAELVELARQALTEESVQRVIVPTLDAVLERGRADVISVGFVLALWSGSRALNVLIDTIAIMHGLGGRRGIVRTRVLSFTLYVAALAMAVSVIPLVLAGPSLVNAVLPERLDVLNLLYWPTVVVASTTSLTSLYHVAVPARTPWRHNFAGAVVAMLLWIGGGSVLRWVLGHAIGGTSIYGPLAAPIVILLWLYLVVIALLIGAAFAATVNELAQHREPSARRRAGSRQPGPGVEPATPEGATADGAFADPYDSEPTVTPDERVVEAARRAEAERARPGRPVDHDGATEAGASTVPMNAQPNPIARPDSSAQTK, encoded by the coding sequence ATGAACGTCCCGTCCGCGCGGCGTGCGGGCGGGCGCCTTCGGCGAGGTCTTCGGAGCTGGCTTCCGTGGCGTCTGCTGCGCGGCACGGTGGCCTCCTGTCTGCGGTACCGCGTCACGGGTCTGGCGGCCGAAGGCGCCTTCTTCGCGATCCTGTCCCTGCCGCCTCTGGTCTTCGGTCTCGCCGGCTCCATCGGGTACGTGGTGGGCGGTTTCGGCGAGTCCACCGTGGAGACGGTCAAGGCGGAGCTGGTCGAGCTCGCGCGGCAGGCTCTCACCGAGGAGAGCGTGCAGCGCGTCATCGTGCCGACGCTGGACGCGGTGCTGGAGCGGGGACGGGCCGACGTCATCTCGGTGGGGTTCGTGCTGGCCCTGTGGTCGGGCTCTCGCGCGCTCAACGTCCTCATCGACACGATCGCGATCATGCACGGCCTTGGCGGGCGGCGGGGGATCGTGCGGACCCGGGTGCTGTCCTTCACGCTCTACGTCGCGGCTCTGGCGATGGCGGTCTCGGTCATCCCGCTGGTCCTGGCCGGGCCCTCGCTGGTTAACGCCGTGCTGCCCGAGCGGCTCGACGTGCTCAACCTGCTGTACTGGCCGACGGTCGTGGTGGCGTCGACGACGTCGCTCACCTCGCTCTACCACGTCGCCGTGCCCGCCCGCACGCCGTGGCGGCACAACTTCGCCGGCGCGGTCGTGGCGATGCTGCTGTGGATCGGTGGTGGCTCCGTCCTGCGGTGGGTCCTGGGCCATGCCATCGGGGGCACCTCGATCTACGGCCCGCTCGCGGCGCCGATCGTCATCCTGCTCTGGCTCTACCTGGTCGTGATCGCGTTGCTCATCGGAGCGGCGTTCGCCGCGACGGTCAACGAGCTCGCCCAGCACCGTGAGCCTTCCGCGCGACGACGAGCCGGGAGCCGGCAACCTGGTCCCGGTGTCGAGCCGGCCACTCCGGAGGGGGCGACCGCGGACGGTGCGTTCGCTGATCCGTACGACAGCGAGCCAACGGTGACGCCCGACGAGCGCGTGGTCGAGGCAGCGCGCCGTGCGGAAGCCGAACGCGCCCGCCCCGGCCGCCCCGTCGACCACGACGGTGCGACCGAAGCGGGCGCGTCGACCGTTCCGATGAACGCTCAGCCGAACCCGATCGCTCGGCCGGACTCGTCCGCTCAGACGAAGTAG
- a CDS encoding acyl-CoA dehydrogenase family protein, with product MDLTSPHRRRPQRERGETHAVTNQPPPLEPYDALATDRALTEALERWARPALDGAAGARLAEIGALTGSPRARAWAFEAHRHPPRLVTHDRYGHRVDEVEFHPAWHELLHHAVGWGLHATPWTSTEPHAHLARAAGFYLWSQAEAGHGCPVSMTYASVPALGAEPDLAAEWTPRLAATTYDPGLRPPAAKRGCLAGMAMTEKQGGSDVRSNTTVAEPVGPDGEYVLTGHKWFCSAPMNDLFLVLAQAPGGLTCFALPRVLPDGSRNTFRLMRLKDKLGNRSNASAEVEFESTWARRIGEEGRGVATIMAMVAATRLDCVLGSAALMRRAVTEAIWHARHRHSFGGPLADKPAMVNVLADLAVEQEAATTLAMRLAAAVDASTTSPREQALLRLALPAAKYFICKRTPSLVAEALECLGGNGYVEESGMPLLFRESPLNSIWEGSGSIQALDVLRALRREPDALDALLGEVAPARGADPRLDRAIEHLLAALADLDEPEWRARRLTERLTLVLQGALLVRYAPAEIADAFCASRLGPDWSGTFGTLPRGVDGPNILRRALPPL from the coding sequence ATGGACCTGACGTCGCCGCACCGACGCCGGCCTCAGCGCGAACGCGGAGAGACCCACGCCGTCACCAACCAGCCGCCCCCTCTCGAGCCCTACGACGCTCTGGCCACCGACCGCGCCCTCACCGAGGCGCTGGAGCGCTGGGCGCGCCCCGCGCTGGACGGAGCGGCCGGAGCCCGGCTCGCCGAGATCGGCGCGCTGACCGGGTCCCCCCGGGCCCGTGCGTGGGCGTTCGAGGCGCACCGCCATCCACCCCGCCTCGTGACGCACGACCGCTACGGCCACCGCGTGGACGAGGTGGAGTTCCATCCCGCTTGGCACGAGCTCCTCCACCACGCCGTCGGCTGGGGGCTGCACGCGACACCCTGGACGTCCACGGAGCCGCACGCCCATCTCGCCCGCGCCGCTGGCTTCTACCTGTGGAGCCAGGCGGAGGCCGGCCACGGGTGCCCGGTCTCGATGACCTACGCGTCTGTCCCCGCGCTCGGCGCCGAGCCCGACCTCGCGGCCGAGTGGACGCCACGGCTCGCCGCCACCACGTACGACCCGGGCCTGCGACCACCGGCGGCCAAGCGTGGGTGCTTGGCCGGGATGGCGATGACAGAGAAGCAAGGCGGCTCCGACGTCCGGTCCAACACCACCGTCGCCGAGCCGGTCGGGCCGGACGGCGAGTACGTCCTGACCGGGCACAAGTGGTTCTGCTCGGCACCCATGAACGACCTGTTCCTCGTGCTCGCCCAGGCACCGGGAGGGCTCACCTGCTTCGCCCTCCCACGCGTGCTCCCGGACGGCAGCCGTAACACGTTCCGCCTGATGCGGCTGAAGGACAAGCTCGGGAACCGGTCGAACGCCTCGGCGGAAGTGGAGTTCGAGTCGACGTGGGCGCGTCGGATCGGCGAGGAGGGACGTGGCGTGGCGACGATCATGGCCATGGTCGCGGCCACGCGTCTGGACTGCGTCCTGGGCTCAGCGGCGCTCATGCGCCGGGCTGTGACCGAGGCGATCTGGCACGCTCGGCACCGGCACAGCTTCGGTGGTCCCCTCGCCGACAAGCCGGCCATGGTGAACGTCCTCGCCGACCTCGCCGTGGAGCAGGAGGCGGCGACCACGCTGGCCATGCGGCTCGCCGCCGCCGTCGACGCCTCGACCACCAGCCCACGCGAGCAGGCCTTGCTTCGCCTGGCATTGCCGGCGGCGAAGTACTTCATCTGCAAGCGGACGCCCAGCCTGGTCGCGGAGGCGCTGGAGTGCCTCGGCGGCAACGGCTACGTCGAGGAGTCGGGCATGCCCCTGCTGTTTCGGGAGTCACCCCTCAACTCGATCTGGGAGGGCTCGGGCTCCATCCAAGCCCTGGACGTCCTTCGCGCGTTGCGACGTGAGCCTGACGCGCTGGACGCCCTCCTCGGCGAGGTCGCCCCAGCCCGCGGCGCCGATCCTCGGCTCGACCGCGCGATCGAGCACCTCCTCGCCGCGCTCGCCGACCTGGACGAGCCGGAGTGGCGTGCTCGGCGGCTGACCGAGCGCCTGACCCTCGTCCTCCAGGGGGCGCTGCTCGTGCGTTACGCGCCGGCCGAGATCGCCGACG